In Pseudovibrio brasiliensis, the following are encoded in one genomic region:
- a CDS encoding thiazole synthase yields MQVYGTEINSRLLLGTAQYPSPVVLKKAIEASQAEIITVSLRRETADGSGAGFWELLKDCGCKILPNTAGCHSVREAVTTAQMARELFGTNWIKLEVIGNTDSLQPDVFGLVEAAKILSADGFKVFPYTTDDLVVGEKLLEAGCELLMPWGAPIGSGQGLRNPDALRAMRAHFPDVPLIVDAGIGRPSDATRAMELGMDAVLLNTAVAKAGDPALMAKAMAQAIEAGRLGYTADPMEPRDMAVPSTPILGMAELI; encoded by the coding sequence ATGCAGGTTTACGGTACAGAAATCAACTCCCGTCTGCTTCTTGGCACAGCCCAGTATCCTTCACCAGTCGTGTTGAAGAAGGCAATTGAGGCCAGTCAGGCAGAGATCATCACGGTCTCCTTGCGGCGAGAAACTGCGGATGGATCTGGTGCAGGGTTCTGGGAGCTGCTGAAGGATTGTGGCTGCAAAATACTGCCGAACACCGCCGGATGCCATAGCGTGCGAGAGGCTGTAACGACAGCGCAGATGGCGCGGGAATTGTTTGGAACGAACTGGATCAAGCTGGAAGTCATCGGCAACACAGATAGTTTGCAGCCGGATGTGTTTGGTCTTGTCGAGGCTGCAAAAATCCTGAGTGCAGACGGTTTCAAAGTGTTCCCGTACACCACGGATGATCTGGTGGTTGGAGAGAAGCTGTTGGAGGCTGGTTGCGAGCTGCTGATGCCTTGGGGCGCACCGATTGGATCAGGTCAGGGACTGCGGAACCCAGATGCTTTGCGGGCGATGCGAGCGCACTTTCCGGATGTCCCGCTGATCGTCGATGCCGGGATTGGTCGTCCATCTGATGCAACACGTGCGATGGAGCTGGGTATGGATGCAGTCTTACTCAACACGGCTGTCGCAAAAGCAGGAGATCCAGCGTTGATGGCGAAAGCGATGGCACAAGCGATTGAAGCAGGTCGGCTTGGTTATACCGCCGATCCAATGGAACCTCGGGATATGGCGGTTCCTTCAACCCCAATCCTTGGCATGGCGGAGTTGATCTGA
- the thiS gene encoding sulfur carrier protein ThiS, which translates to MKIIVNAEARDVAGKTLADALTELEFTSPAIAAALNGNFVPRDNYSETPLSEGDKLEVLAPMQGG; encoded by the coding sequence ATGAAAATCATCGTGAATGCAGAAGCACGCGACGTTGCTGGCAAAACTTTGGCTGATGCTCTTACCGAGCTGGAGTTTACCAGTCCAGCAATCGCAGCAGCCTTGAACGGTAACTTCGTGCCTCGTGACAACTATTCAGAAACGCCACTTTCAGAAGGCGACAAGCTAGAGGTTCTGGCCCCAATGCAGGGAGGTTGA
- a CDS encoding FAD-dependent oxidoreductase, with protein sequence MITIAGAGLAGLASAYELAKRGASVTIFEKAEKPGENSVARFAGGMLAPYCERESAEENVATLGCKAADWWAQVTPVMRHGTLVVAPPRDQAELTRFARRTSHFDEVDGQVVAQLEPALEGRFDRGLFFKEEAHLDPRQALVGLTKAVEELGVGIRYGTDAPSRVDLNCTAMAAGLPDLRAVRGEMAVLHCPEVELSRVIRLLHPRMPLYLVPRADGLFMIGGTMVESNSDRPPTLRSLTEMMSAAFAIHPAFAEASVVEIRAGLRPAFPDNLPRLVEHGGVLHLNGLYRHGFLLAPAMAQQAAEQLLSETCK encoded by the coding sequence GTGATTACGATTGCAGGAGCTGGCCTTGCGGGGCTGGCTTCCGCCTATGAACTGGCAAAGCGTGGTGCATCTGTCACTATCTTTGAGAAGGCTGAAAAGCCCGGAGAAAACAGTGTTGCCCGGTTCGCAGGCGGTATGCTGGCTCCCTATTGTGAGCGGGAAAGTGCGGAAGAGAATGTTGCTACGCTTGGATGCAAAGCGGCAGATTGGTGGGCTCAGGTCACACCCGTTATGCGGCATGGAACACTTGTGGTGGCACCGCCACGAGATCAGGCAGAGTTGACACGGTTTGCACGGCGGACGTCGCATTTTGATGAAGTTGACGGGCAGGTAGTTGCTCAGCTTGAACCTGCTTTGGAAGGACGGTTTGACCGAGGGCTTTTCTTCAAAGAAGAGGCTCATCTTGATCCCCGGCAGGCGCTTGTTGGTCTAACGAAGGCAGTTGAAGAGCTTGGTGTGGGGATCCGCTATGGCACTGACGCGCCTTCGCGGGTTGATCTCAACTGCACGGCGATGGCAGCTGGTCTGCCTGACTTGCGGGCTGTGCGTGGTGAGATGGCTGTTTTGCATTGCCCGGAGGTTGAACTGTCTCGCGTCATCCGTCTCCTCCATCCGCGTATGCCGCTTTATCTGGTGCCGCGAGCCGATGGGCTGTTCATGATTGGGGGCACGATGGTGGAGAGCAACTCAGATCGACCTCCTACACTCAGATCTCTCACTGAGATGATGAGTGCAGCCTTCGCTATTCATCCAGCCTTTGCAGAGGCAAGCGTGGTGGAGATTAGAGCAGGTTTACGGCCTGCTTTTCCTGACAACCTTCCTCGACTTGTTGAGCATGGCGGTGTGCTTCACCTCAACGGGCTTTATCGCCATGGCTTTTTGCTGGCTCCGGCAATGGCACAGCAAGCAGCAGAGCAGCTTTTATCGGAGACTTGCAAATGA
- the thiC gene encoding phosphomethylpyrimidine synthase ThiC has product MTSPKPSITTGSLPASRKVYVSGRLHENVCVPMREISVHPTAGEPPLPVYDSSGPYTDPAVTTCISEGLPALRREWIEARGDVEIYEGREIKPEDNGFAQGERLVAEFPVKPQPLRGKDGKAVTQLAYARAGIITPEMEFVAIRENQMREAVAEERSGNDWGASIPDYVTPEFVRAEVAAGRAIIPSNINHPESEPMIIGRNFLVKINANMGTSAVTSSMEEEVDKMVWAIRWGADTVMDLSTGRNIHNTREWIIRNSPVPIGTVPLYQALEKVNGIAEDLTWEIFRDTLIEQAEQGVDYFTIHAGVRLHMVPMTVNRVTGIVSRGGSIMAKWCLHHHKESFLYEHFAEICDICRQYDVAFSLGDGLRPGSIADANDEAQFAELETLGELTKIAWAKDCQVMIEGPGHVAMHKIKENMDKQLECCHEAPFYTLGPLTTDIAPGYDHITSGIGAAMIGWFGCAMLCYVTPKEHLGLPDRDDVKTGVITYKIAAHAADLAKGLPGVQRRDDALSRARFEFRWEDQFNLSLDPETARNFHDETLPKDAHKVAHFCSMCGPKFCSMRISHDIRAEAQKEGMEAMAAKFREGGELYLPLEGTEQ; this is encoded by the coding sequence ATGACTAGCCCAAAGCCATCCATCACCACAGGCTCCTTGCCTGCATCACGCAAGGTCTACGTGAGCGGCAGATTGCATGAAAACGTGTGTGTCCCGATGCGCGAAATCAGCGTCCATCCAACGGCAGGCGAACCACCGCTGCCGGTCTATGACAGCTCCGGCCCCTACACTGACCCCGCTGTCACAACGTGTATTTCCGAAGGTCTGCCAGCTTTGCGGCGCGAGTGGATTGAGGCTCGTGGGGACGTGGAAATCTATGAAGGCCGCGAGATTAAGCCTGAAGACAACGGCTTCGCGCAGGGCGAACGGTTGGTGGCTGAGTTTCCGGTAAAACCGCAGCCTCTGCGCGGTAAAGACGGTAAGGCTGTGACACAGCTGGCTTATGCTCGTGCTGGCATCATCACGCCGGAGATGGAGTTTGTCGCCATCCGCGAGAACCAGATGCGGGAAGCAGTGGCTGAAGAGCGATCTGGCAATGATTGGGGCGCGAGCATTCCTGATTATGTGACGCCGGAGTTTGTTCGGGCTGAGGTCGCCGCAGGGCGTGCGATCATTCCCTCCAACATCAATCACCCAGAGAGCGAGCCGATGATTATTGGCCGGAACTTTCTGGTGAAGATCAACGCCAATATGGGCACATCCGCTGTCACCTCCTCCATGGAGGAAGAAGTGGACAAGATGGTCTGGGCGATCCGTTGGGGTGCGGACACCGTGATGGACCTCTCAACAGGTCGTAACATTCACAACACCCGCGAGTGGATCATCCGCAACAGTCCTGTACCGATTGGAACTGTTCCGCTCTATCAGGCACTTGAGAAAGTGAATGGTATTGCCGAAGATCTAACTTGGGAAATCTTCCGCGACACGTTGATTGAGCAGGCTGAGCAGGGGGTTGATTACTTCACCATCCATGCTGGCGTGCGCCTGCATATGGTGCCGATGACCGTTAACCGCGTGACGGGTATTGTTTCCCGTGGCGGTTCCATCATGGCCAAGTGGTGCCTGCATCATCACAAGGAAAGCTTCCTTTATGAGCACTTTGCCGAGATCTGCGATATCTGCCGTCAATATGATGTAGCCTTCTCCCTTGGCGATGGCTTGCGTCCGGGTTCCATTGCGGATGCCAATGATGAGGCACAGTTTGCTGAACTGGAAACACTTGGTGAGCTGACCAAGATTGCATGGGCCAAGGATTGTCAGGTGATGATTGAAGGGCCGGGCCATGTGGCCATGCACAAAATCAAGGAGAACATGGATAAGCAGCTGGAATGTTGCCATGAAGCTCCATTCTACACGCTTGGCCCTCTCACTACAGATATTGCACCCGGTTATGACCACATCACCTCTGGCATTGGTGCTGCGATGATCGGTTGGTTTGGTTGCGCCATGCTTTGCTATGTGACACCGAAAGAGCATCTGGGATTGCCGGATCGGGATGACGTGAAGACTGGTGTGATCACCTACAAGATTGCGGCTCATGCGGCTGATCTTGCCAAGGGATTGCCGGGTGTCCAGCGGCGGGATGATGCCTTGTCCCGTGCCCGCTTTGAGTTCCGCTGGGAGGATCAATTCAACTTGTCCCTCGATCCGGAAACTGCTCGTAACTTCCACGATGAAACCTTGCCGAAGGACGCTCACAAAGTGGCGCATTTCTGCTCCATGTGCGGACCGAAGTTCTGCTCTATGCGTATTTCTCATGACATTCGTGCCGAAGCGCAGAAGGAAGGCATGGAAGCGATGGCGGCCAAGTTCCGGGAAGGCGGCGAGCTGTACCTGCCACTTGAAGGAACAGAGCAGTGA
- a CDS encoding N-acetylmuramic acid 6-phosphate etherase: MSRKVGFPEHSNPREWRETEQRSSRYAGLETWGTDEVLKALLGSQMQALNAVWSALGELESAVDAAAQRLQAGEGRLVYIGAGTSGRLGVLDGIELIPTFGWPEERLIYGLAGGEAGLLRPQEGAEDSVEAGRNFIIEHKVGVQDVVLGLAASGTTPFTRAAIQTARASGALTISLANNPQSPLLADAEHQILLRTGAEVLAGSTRLSAGTSQKAALNLFSTALMVRLNKVYRGYMVDMQLTNDKLDQRAKDMVVSLTGCSQEKAAASLHESDSQIKLAVLLVLGATKQQATNVLAETQGDLGESLQVLGLHQPE; the protein is encoded by the coding sequence ATGTCCAGAAAAGTCGGGTTTCCAGAACATTCCAATCCACGAGAATGGCGCGAAACCGAGCAAAGATCTTCACGTTACGCAGGCTTGGAAACATGGGGAACCGATGAGGTTCTCAAAGCATTGCTGGGCAGCCAGATGCAGGCCCTGAATGCTGTCTGGTCTGCTCTGGGAGAACTGGAAAGCGCCGTTGATGCAGCTGCTCAGCGACTGCAGGCAGGTGAAGGACGACTCGTCTATATTGGCGCAGGAACTTCAGGTCGCCTTGGCGTTCTGGATGGCATTGAACTCATTCCCACATTCGGCTGGCCAGAAGAGCGTCTGATCTACGGTTTGGCAGGCGGCGAAGCAGGTCTTCTGCGTCCTCAGGAAGGAGCGGAAGACAGCGTAGAAGCGGGCCGAAACTTTATCATAGAACATAAGGTTGGCGTTCAGGACGTTGTCTTAGGGCTGGCTGCCAGCGGCACCACGCCATTCACCCGTGCCGCAATTCAGACAGCTCGTGCCTCAGGTGCACTGACCATATCGTTAGCCAACAATCCGCAGAGCCCATTGCTGGCAGATGCGGAGCACCAAATTCTTTTGAGAACCGGCGCAGAAGTGCTGGCAGGGTCTACGCGATTATCAGCTGGGACCAGCCAAAAAGCAGCTCTCAACCTGTTCTCTACTGCACTGATGGTGCGGCTGAACAAGGTATATCGCGGTTACATGGTAGATATGCAGCTGACCAACGATAAACTGGATCAGCGCGCAAAAGACATGGTGGTCTCACTCACGGGTTGCTCGCAGGAAAAAGCTGCAGCATCCCTGCATGAAAGCGATAGTCAGATTAAGCTGGCTGTGCTGTTGGTGCTTGGCGCAACCAAACAACAAGCCACCAATGTATTGGCAGAAACTCAGGGAGATTTGGGAGAATCTCTTCAGGTTCTTGGGTTGCATCAACCCGAATAG
- a CDS encoding ABC transporter substrate-binding protein, with the protein MKHYLSSGIAASLLLGSASFAFAASELTIESWRNDDLSIWQETILPAFMKAHPDIKIKFTPTAPVQYNAALNAKLEGGTAGDLITCRPFDGSLDLYSKGYLKNLKGMATLDNFPDSAKGAWSTDDGSATFCVPMAAVIHGFIYNKDAFAEIGVEPPKTQAEFMAVLEKIKEDGNYIPMAMGTLDQWESAAMGYQNIGPMYWKGEEGRKAIVAGTGKLTDEGWVKPFEVLASWGPYLGDGYEAQSYPDSQTLFTLGRAAIYPSGSWEIAGFNRDADFKLGAFRPPLPAEGDSCYISDHTDIGIGLNAASPNAEAAMKFLEWMGTKEFAELYSNAVPGFFSLSKHEISLSDPLADEFISWRKDCQSTNRSAAQIVSRGTPNLWNEMWVVSANVINGKQSPQDAANQLQKGLSSWYEPQMD; encoded by the coding sequence ATGAAACACTATTTGTCATCCGGCATTGCTGCGTCTTTGCTGCTGGGCTCCGCGTCCTTCGCATTTGCGGCTTCTGAGCTGACAATTGAAAGTTGGCGCAATGATGATTTGAGCATCTGGCAGGAAACTATCCTGCCTGCGTTTATGAAGGCGCACCCCGATATCAAAATCAAGTTCACGCCAACCGCTCCAGTACAGTACAACGCAGCGCTCAACGCAAAACTGGAAGGTGGCACCGCTGGTGACCTGATCACCTGTCGTCCGTTCGATGGTTCGCTGGACCTTTACAGCAAAGGCTATCTGAAGAACCTCAAGGGCATGGCGACCCTCGACAACTTCCCGGATTCAGCCAAAGGTGCCTGGAGCACGGATGATGGCAGTGCAACGTTCTGCGTGCCAATGGCAGCAGTGATCCATGGCTTCATCTACAACAAGGATGCCTTCGCTGAGATCGGTGTCGAGCCACCAAAAACTCAGGCTGAGTTCATGGCGGTGCTCGAGAAGATCAAGGAAGACGGCAACTACATTCCAATGGCTATGGGCACACTGGATCAATGGGAATCTGCTGCCATGGGCTATCAGAACATCGGTCCAATGTATTGGAAGGGTGAAGAGGGCCGTAAAGCCATTGTCGCCGGTACAGGCAAGTTGACAGATGAAGGTTGGGTGAAGCCGTTTGAGGTTCTGGCCAGTTGGGGGCCATACCTTGGTGATGGCTATGAGGCTCAATCTTATCCGGACAGCCAGACACTCTTCACGCTAGGCCGTGCCGCAATCTATCCATCAGGTTCATGGGAAATTGCAGGCTTCAATCGTGATGCAGACTTCAAACTGGGTGCATTCCGTCCACCTCTGCCTGCAGAAGGTGACAGCTGCTACATCTCAGACCACACCGATATCGGCATCGGCCTGAATGCAGCATCTCCAAATGCCGAAGCTGCAATGAAGTTCCTAGAGTGGATGGGCACCAAAGAGTTTGCGGAACTCTATTCCAACGCTGTTCCGGGCTTCTTCTCCTTATCCAAGCATGAGATCTCCCTGTCTGATCCACTCGCTGATGAGTTCATCTCCTGGCGTAAAGACTGTCAGTCCACCAACCGCTCAGCTGCACAGATCGTTTCTCGCGGTACGCCAAACCTCTGGAACGAAATGTGGGTGGTTTCTGCAAATGTCATCAATGGCAAGCAGTCACCGCAAGATGCAGCCAACCAGCTGCAGAAGGGGCTGAGCTCCTGGTATGAGCCTCAGATGGACTAA
- a CDS encoding carbohydrate ABC transporter permease translates to MIEVEQDLMVSERKKKPFRWHVLVFLAPAVIVYTMIMILPLAETLRFSFFQRDTTTQVVSFVGFENYIKLFFDPYWVEPFLNSLWNNCYFFLIHMLVQNPIGVLIAALLSMVHLPGKKLYRTAIFMPTLLSFVVVGFVWKLMLSPLWGVSKGLMKSVGLGSWYLPFLGKEETALTTLSLISVWQFIGIPMMLIYAALLSIPDEVIEAAECDGVTGISQFFKIKLVLILPTIGIISILTFVGNFNAFDLIYTTQGPLAGPNFSTDLLGTILYRTFYGQQLQPGDPNMGAAIATVMFFIILTGVAIYLFFIQRKLTRYEM, encoded by the coding sequence ATGATAGAAGTGGAACAAGACCTTATGGTCAGTGAACGGAAAAAGAAGCCGTTTCGCTGGCACGTACTCGTCTTTCTGGCACCGGCAGTCATCGTCTATACGATGATCATGATCCTGCCGCTGGCTGAAACCCTGCGCTTTTCGTTCTTCCAAAGAGACACAACCACACAGGTGGTCTCATTTGTTGGTTTTGAGAACTACATCAAGCTGTTCTTCGATCCATATTGGGTAGAGCCTTTCCTGAACTCGCTCTGGAACAATTGCTATTTCTTCCTGATCCATATGCTGGTTCAGAACCCGATAGGAGTTTTGATTGCAGCTTTGCTCTCAATGGTCCACCTGCCGGGCAAAAAGCTCTACCGTACTGCCATCTTCATGCCGACGCTGCTGTCTTTTGTAGTAGTCGGTTTCGTCTGGAAGCTGATGCTCTCTCCGCTCTGGGGCGTGTCGAAAGGCTTGATGAAGTCAGTCGGGCTTGGCAGCTGGTATCTGCCGTTCCTCGGCAAGGAAGAAACCGCGCTGACCACACTCTCTCTCATTTCCGTCTGGCAGTTCATCGGCATTCCGATGATGCTGATCTATGCCGCACTGCTTTCTATTCCGGATGAGGTGATTGAAGCGGCTGAGTGTGATGGCGTGACCGGCATTTCTCAGTTCTTCAAGATCAAACTGGTCCTCATTCTGCCAACAATCGGCATCATCTCGATCCTCACATTCGTGGGCAACTTCAATGCGTTCGATCTGATCTACACCACGCAAGGTCCACTGGCGGGACCAAATTTCTCGACCGATCTGCTGGGTACGATCCTCTACCGAACGTTCTACGGGCAGCAGCTCCAGCCAGGTGATCCCAACATGGGGGCTGCCATCGCAACGGTGATGTTCTTCATCATTCTGACGGGCGTTGCCATCTATCTCTTCTTCATTCAGCGCAAGCTGACACGCTACGAGATGTGA
- a CDS encoding carbohydrate ABC transporter permease produces MAISRARRNRMAELGAHVILLAFAVIALFPVLLILINSLKTKKAIFRQPLEFPTSETLDLVGYATVLQQGNFPLYFWNSLFVTGASLFFILLFGAMAAFALSEYKFRGNRLLGLYMALGIMIPIRLGTVGILRLMVTTDLVNTHWALILVYTAQGLPLAIFILSEFMSTVSSDLKSAGRIDGLSEYSIFFRLVLPLVRPAMATVAVFSMIPVWNDLWFPLILAPAEHTKTLTLGAQVFVGQFTNNWNAILAAMALAIVPVLVLYTIFSRQLIRGLTSGAVK; encoded by the coding sequence ATGGCTATTTCTCGTGCAAGACGAAACCGAATGGCAGAACTGGGCGCGCACGTAATCCTGCTTGCCTTTGCAGTGATCGCGCTGTTCCCGGTACTCCTCATTCTCATCAACTCGCTGAAAACCAAAAAGGCAATCTTCCGCCAACCACTAGAGTTCCCAACCTCAGAAACACTGGATCTGGTCGGCTACGCAACAGTCCTGCAACAGGGCAACTTCCCGCTCTACTTCTGGAACTCCCTGTTCGTGACCGGCGCAAGCCTTTTCTTCATCTTGCTGTTCGGAGCAATGGCAGCCTTCGCGCTCAGCGAATACAAGTTCCGCGGCAACCGCTTGCTGGGGCTCTACATGGCACTGGGCATCATGATCCCGATCCGTCTGGGCACTGTTGGGATTCTCCGCCTTATGGTCACGACTGATCTGGTGAACACCCATTGGGCGCTTATTCTGGTCTACACCGCCCAAGGTCTGCCGTTAGCGATCTTCATCCTCTCAGAGTTCATGTCCACGGTCTCATCAGATCTCAAATCGGCAGGTCGTATCGATGGCCTCTCGGAATACTCCATCTTCTTCCGCCTTGTCCTACCCCTGGTCAGACCCGCAATGGCGACGGTCGCTGTGTTCTCCATGATTCCGGTCTGGAACGACCTGTGGTTCCCACTCATTCTGGCACCGGCTGAGCACACCAAAACACTCACACTTGGTGCGCAGGTGTTTGTGGGGCAGTTCACCAACAACTGGAATGCAATTCTGGCGGCTATGGCATTGGCGATCGTTCCAGTGCTTGTGCTTTACACGATCTTCTCGCGCCAACTCATTCGGGGCTTAACCTCAGGAGCAGTCAAATGA
- a CDS encoding Gfo/Idh/MocA family protein encodes MSDKPIRVLVAGLGNMGKSHALAYEANPGFEIVGLINRSPVELPKELARHTIQPDFAQTLIETKPDLVSICTYSDSHAEYAVMAMEAGADIFVEKPLATTLEDAQSVVETAHKLGRKLVVGYILRHHPSWTTLIEQSRKLGGPYVFRMNLNQQSSGATWQTHKQLMQTTSPIVDCGVHYIDVMCQITDARPVEVRGMGVRLSDELPDDMYNYGHLQVLFEDGSVGWYEAGWGPMMSETAFFVKDVVSKNGSVSIVMEGEARSDDIDMHTRTSAIRVHYGDIDANGKFTRQDDVLSMEGEPGHQALCDREQAFVLKAIREDLDLEDHMNAAVNSLAVVLAADQAVRTGKAQKLDL; translated from the coding sequence ATGAGTGACAAACCTATTCGCGTCCTCGTGGCAGGCCTTGGAAATATGGGCAAGTCTCACGCTCTGGCGTATGAAGCCAATCCGGGGTTTGAGATCGTTGGCTTGATTAACCGCTCTCCTGTCGAGTTACCCAAAGAGCTGGCTCGCCACACAATCCAGCCCGATTTTGCGCAGACATTGATCGAAACCAAACCAGACCTCGTCTCCATCTGCACTTATTCTGACAGCCACGCAGAGTATGCCGTCATGGCTATGGAAGCAGGCGCAGACATCTTTGTCGAAAAGCCATTGGCAACCACACTTGAGGATGCCCAAAGCGTTGTTGAGACAGCCCACAAGCTGGGGCGCAAGCTCGTCGTCGGTTACATCCTGCGTCACCACCCATCCTGGACAACGCTCATCGAGCAATCCCGGAAGCTAGGCGGTCCTTACGTATTCCGCATGAACCTGAACCAGCAGTCCAGCGGTGCCACCTGGCAAACGCATAAGCAACTGATGCAAACCACATCACCGATCGTAGACTGTGGCGTCCACTATATCGACGTTATGTGCCAGATCACCGATGCAAGGCCCGTTGAGGTGCGGGGTATGGGCGTGAGGCTAAGTGATGAACTGCCCGACGATATGTATAACTATGGCCACTTGCAGGTGCTGTTTGAGGATGGTTCTGTCGGCTGGTACGAAGCAGGGTGGGGCCCGATGATGTCAGAAACGGCCTTCTTCGTGAAAGATGTTGTCTCAAAGAACGGAAGCGTCTCCATCGTCATGGAAGGCGAAGCGCGTTCTGACGATATCGATATGCATACCCGAACCTCGGCTATCCGTGTCCATTACGGCGACATAGACGCCAATGGCAAGTTCACGCGACAGGATGATGTGCTCAGCATGGAAGGCGAGCCGGGGCATCAGGCGCTATGTGATCGGGAGCAAGCCTTTGTACTCAAAGCTATCCGCGAAGATCTGGATCTGGAAGACCACATGAATGCAGCGGTGAACTCACTGGCAGTTGTTCTGGCAGCAGATCAGGCAGTGCGAACCGGTAAAGCGCAGAAACTGGACTTGTAA
- a CDS encoding ABC transporter ATP-binding protein — MANLKISSLYKSFGAENVLDGIDLNIKSGEFLVLLGPSGCGKSTLLRIMAGLEDESAGDIAIDDKSIAHLPPSKREIAMVFQTYALYPHLSVRGNMELVLKQAGYSKAEIKERVAESARALELDALMDRKPSQLSGGQRQRVAIGRAIVRDPKVFLFDEPLSNLDAALRGQVRLEIARLHQRLSATMVYVTHDQVEAMTLADRIVVMNDGEIQQVGTPRDLYERPANLFVASFIGSPTMNFLQLDKLTEKSAQLKDGTELPVSNKASVIPSNVTLGIRPSHCALHDKAGEGYLKAEVLLEEYLGDTTYVHVELENGEQMVVRENPEIQRQTGDEVYVELSISGIHLFNADTGKRMEVSIIEQVTA; from the coding sequence ATGGCTAATCTAAAAATCTCATCCCTCTACAAGTCCTTTGGTGCCGAAAACGTGCTGGATGGAATTGATCTGAACATCAAGTCCGGCGAGTTCCTTGTCTTGCTAGGCCCATCTGGCTGCGGAAAATCCACGCTTCTGCGCATTATGGCGGGGTTGGAAGATGAAAGCGCAGGCGATATCGCAATTGACGACAAGTCCATCGCTCACCTGCCCCCCTCAAAGCGTGAAATTGCGATGGTCTTCCAAACCTACGCTCTCTATCCGCATCTCAGTGTGCGTGGAAACATGGAACTGGTGCTCAAACAGGCCGGTTACTCAAAGGCTGAAATCAAGGAACGGGTGGCTGAAAGCGCAAGAGCATTGGAACTGGACGCATTGATGGACAGAAAGCCATCCCAATTGTCAGGCGGTCAGCGTCAACGTGTTGCAATTGGTCGCGCAATTGTCCGAGATCCTAAGGTCTTTCTCTTTGATGAACCTCTTTCTAATCTGGATGCGGCTTTACGCGGTCAGGTGCGTTTGGAAATTGCCCGCCTTCACCAACGCTTATCGGCCACAATGGTCTACGTAACCCACGATCAGGTGGAGGCCATGACACTGGCAGATCGGATTGTGGTGATGAATGATGGTGAGATCCAGCAAGTCGGAACACCTCGGGATCTGTATGAGCGACCAGCCAATCTGTTCGTCGCCAGCTTTATCGGTTCACCCACCATGAACTTCCTGCAACTGGACAAGCTGACGGAAAAGAGCGCTCAACTTAAAGATGGCACAGAACTTCCTGTTTCTAATAAGGCCTCTGTCATTCCATCAAACGTGACACTCGGCATCCGCCCGTCGCACTGCGCTTTGCATGACAAAGCAGGGGAGGGCTATCTGAAAGCTGAAGTCCTGCTTGAGGAGTACTTGGGAGACACCACCTATGTGCATGTTGAGTTGGAAAACGGTGAGCAAATGGTGGTTCGGGAGAACCCGGAGATTCAACGCCAGACCGGTGACGAGGTCTATGTGGAGCTGAGCATTTCAGGCATCCACTTGTTTAACGCGGACACTGGCAAACGAATGGAAGTGAGCATCATTGAGCAGGTAACTGCTTAG